In Gavia stellata isolate bGavSte3 chromosome 28, bGavSte3.hap2, whole genome shotgun sequence, a single genomic region encodes these proteins:
- the LOC132319410 gene encoding feather keratin Cos2-3-like, with the protein MGNFNHPNICWRDNTAGRKQARRFLECMDDNFITRVIEDLTNPMASQSQHSEEASMKEWKLPLGLGQVRAIIKASPTPHCLIHFSHLLLGNQQVHLQPQDMSCYDQCLPCRPCGPTPLANSCNEPCVRQCQNSTVVIEPPPVVVALPGPILSSFPQNTIVGSSTSAAVGSILSCDGVPITSGCCDLSGISSRYCGRRCPPC; encoded by the exons ATGGGGAACTTCAACCACCCCAAtatctgctggagggacaacacagcaggacGTAAGCAAgccaggaggttcctggagtgcaTGGATGACAACTTCATCACCCGAGTGATAGAGGATCTGAC AAATCCTATGGCCTCTCAATCCCAGCACTCAGAAGAAGCCTCCATGAAGGAATGG AAGCTACCTCTGGGCCTGGGGCAGGTCAGGGCCATCATAAAAGCCAGCCCAACTCCTCACTGCCTCATTCACTTCTCTCACCTCCTCCTTGGGAACCAG CAG gtgcaccTCCAGCCTCAAGACATGTCCTGCTACGACCAGTGCCTGCCATGCCGGCCCTGTGGCCCGACCCcactggccaacagctgcaatgagccctgtgtcaggcagtgccagaactccacTGTCGTCATTGAACCCCCTCCCGTGGTGGTGGCCCTGcctggccccatcctcagctcctttccaCAGAACACCATTGTAggatcctccacctccgctgctgttggcagcatcctcagctgtgacggagtgcccatcacctctggctgctgtgacctCTCTGGCATTTCCAGCCGCTACTGTGGCAGAAGGTGTCCCCCCTGCTAA